In Streptomyces violaceusniger Tu 4113, one DNA window encodes the following:
- a CDS encoding IPT/TIG domain-containing protein — translation MPISPSQGSSAGGQTVNVTGVNLGSATAVHFGSKLATITANSASSVTVTSPSGSGVVPVTVTTAGGTSNPLNFYYIGAPFKSALSTVAGPLAGGNTVTITGTGLSTASAVHFGANTATPTIVSDSQITAVVPAGAAAGTVGVSVTTAGGSNNGFSYTYVDTPTVTGFTPSSGPPSGGTAVTITGTNLSTTQSVTFGGVAASFTVIGDTSLAAVSPPTGDGAPGPAEIAVTTLGGTAAAATQFQYVSGPNI, via the coding sequence ATGCCCATCTCACCCAGTCAGGGATCGTCCGCCGGCGGACAGACCGTCAACGTCACCGGCGTCAACCTCGGCAGTGCCACCGCCGTGCACTTCGGCAGCAAACTGGCCACCATCACCGCCAACAGCGCCAGCTCCGTGACGGTCACGTCGCCGTCCGGCAGCGGGGTGGTGCCGGTGACCGTGACCACGGCCGGTGGCACCAGCAACCCGCTGAACTTCTACTACATCGGCGCGCCCTTCAAGTCCGCGCTGAGCACCGTCGCCGGGCCGCTCGCCGGCGGCAACACCGTCACCATCACCGGCACCGGACTGTCGACCGCCAGCGCCGTGCACTTCGGCGCCAACACCGCGACGCCGACCATCGTCTCCGACAGCCAGATCACGGCGGTCGTCCCGGCCGGCGCCGCGGCCGGGACGGTCGGGGTGAGCGTCACCACCGCGGGCGGCAGCAACAACGGCTTCTCCTACACCTATGTGGACACGCCGACGGTCACCGGCTTCACGCCCAGCTCGGGCCCGCCCTCCGGCGGCACCGCGGTGACCATCACCGGCACCAACCTGTCCACCACCCAGTCGGTGACCTTCGGCGGTGTCGCGGCGTCGTTCACCGTCATCGGCGACACCAGCCTGGCCGCAGTCTCGCCGCCCACCGGGGACGGGGCGCCCGGCCCCGCCGAGATCGCGGTCACCACTCTGGGCGGCACCGCCGCCGCCGCGACCCAGTTCCAGTACGTGTCCGGCCCGAATATCTGA
- a CDS encoding IPT/TIG domain-containing protein, giving the protein MTLIGSDLTGVTAVTFGSTPATSFTVVSATQIKAIAPPGAAGPVQITVTGPGGISNAVTYFYVGVPTLTGAAPALGPVSGDNIVTLTGTNLLGATAVRFGATPALSFTVVSATQITAEAPPGSGTVQITAVTPGGTSNGVPYTYVAVPVLTSLSPTGGPLNAGTTVTLFGSGLTTTSTVLFGTTPASFTVVSDTWVTAIDPSGPAGPVNVRLTTPGGTSNSLVYTRVAGPGI; this is encoded by the coding sequence GTGACGCTGATCGGTAGCGACCTTACGGGCGTCACCGCCGTCACCTTCGGCTCCACGCCCGCCACGTCGTTCACCGTCGTCTCGGCCACCCAGATCAAGGCGATCGCCCCGCCGGGGGCCGCCGGGCCGGTGCAGATCACGGTGACCGGGCCGGGCGGCATCAGCAACGCGGTGACGTACTTCTACGTCGGCGTCCCCACCCTCACCGGCGCCGCACCCGCCCTGGGCCCCGTCTCCGGCGACAACATCGTGACCCTCACCGGCACCAATCTCCTCGGTGCGACGGCGGTGCGCTTCGGTGCGACGCCCGCTTTGTCGTTCACGGTGGTGTCGGCCACGCAGATCACGGCGGAGGCGCCGCCGGGCAGCGGCACCGTGCAGATCACGGCGGTGACGCCCGGCGGCACCAGCAACGGCGTCCCGTACACCTATGTCGCCGTTCCCGTCCTCACCAGCCTGTCGCCGACCGGCGGGCCGCTCAACGCCGGGACCACGGTCACGCTCTTCGGCAGTGGTCTCACCACGACCAGCACGGTGCTCTTCGGCACCACACCCGCCTCCTTCACCGTCGTGTCCGACACCTGGGTCACCGCCATCGACCCGTCCGGGCCCGCCGGTCCGGTGAATGTGCGGCTCACCACGCCCGGCGGCACCAGCAACAGCCTTGTCTACACCCGGGTGGCGGGGCCCGGAATCTAG
- a CDS encoding GTP-binding protein encodes MPSSPRVSRTLNIGVLAHVDAGKTSLTERLLYDAGVIDRLGSVDAGDTQTDTGEIERQRGITVRTAVASLTAGDTQLNLIDTPGHSDFIAEVERALGVLDGAVLVLSAVEGVQAQTRVLMKTLRRLRLPVLLFINKIDRAGARDAGLLADIRRTLAPHLLPLTAVRELGTRNAYVRSRSLDDPGMRTEAAEVLAEIDDAMLARVVDGPLPSAEEVWAALAARTAEGLVHPVFFGSALSGQGVGALVEGVARLVPPAPGGAEPRGTVFAVERGGGGRGGARGGDGRTGGGGRSGGGGRSGGGGRSGGGGARGSRTAYLRLFSGEVALRQRVTLHRRGPGGALTEHTGQVTALEVVGAAGAARGPLTAGNIARIKGLPGVRVGDRLGPVRDVPSDRPHFAAPTLQTLVHAREPGAAAASRLHTALLDLADQDPLIHARAMPDGATSVLLYGEVQKEIIAATLVQDYGVEAEFEPSRPVLVERPSGVGEAGREIARSGHTGPWATVGLRVEPTARGAGVVFGYETELGALPRAFHTAIEETVYDTLFHGPRGRSVTDCRVVLVRSGFLGPESTAADFRDVTPVVLDEALERAGWRVYEPYHAFELELPPETLAAVSAQLAAAEADIGESVDGATGWLLRGEIPARRVHGFEHVLPRLTHGQGVWWSRPCADRPLRAGAAREPHAWRG; translated from the coding sequence ATGCCCAGCTCTCCACGGGTCTCTCGGACCCTCAACATCGGCGTGCTCGCCCATGTCGACGCCGGTAAGACCAGCCTCACCGAGCGGCTGCTCTACGACGCCGGGGTGATCGACCGGCTCGGCAGTGTCGACGCCGGGGACACCCAGACCGATACCGGCGAGATCGAGCGGCAGCGCGGTATCACCGTGCGGACCGCGGTCGCGTCGCTCACCGCCGGGGACACCCAGCTCAACCTGATCGACACCCCCGGCCATTCCGATTTCATCGCCGAGGTCGAACGCGCCCTCGGCGTGCTCGACGGCGCGGTGCTCGTGCTGTCCGCCGTCGAGGGCGTCCAGGCGCAGACCCGGGTGCTGATGAAGACCCTGCGGCGGCTGCGGCTTCCGGTGCTGCTCTTCATCAACAAGATCGACCGTGCGGGCGCCCGCGACGCGGGACTGCTCGCCGACATCCGGCGCACCCTGGCGCCGCATCTCCTCCCCCTGACGGCGGTACGGGAGCTGGGCACGCGGAACGCGTACGTCCGCTCGCGCTCCCTCGACGATCCGGGGATGCGCACGGAGGCGGCCGAGGTGCTGGCCGAGATCGATGACGCGATGCTCGCGCGGGTCGTGGACGGCCCGCTCCCCTCGGCCGAGGAGGTGTGGGCCGCGCTGGCGGCCCGTACGGCGGAGGGGCTGGTGCATCCGGTCTTCTTCGGCTCGGCGCTCAGCGGTCAGGGCGTCGGGGCGCTGGTCGAGGGGGTCGCGCGGCTGGTGCCGCCCGCGCCGGGCGGGGCGGAGCCGCGGGGCACGGTCTTCGCCGTGGAGCGCGGTGGGGGCGGCCGGGGCGGGGCCCGGGGTGGCGACGGCCGGACCGGTGGAGGCGGCCGGTCGGGTGGGGGCGGCCGGTCGGGTGGAGGCGGCCGGTCGGGTGGGGGCGGCGCTCGGGGCAGCCGTACGGCGTATCTGCGGCTGTTCTCCGGTGAGGTGGCGTTGCGGCAGCGGGTGACGCTGCACCGCCGCGGGCCCGGTGGCGCCCTTACCGAGCACACCGGGCAGGTCACGGCGCTGGAGGTCGTCGGCGCGGCGGGGGCCGCGCGCGGGCCGCTGACCGCCGGGAACATCGCGCGGATCAAGGGGCTGCCCGGGGTCCGGGTCGGCGACCGGCTCGGGCCCGTCCGCGACGTACCGTCGGACCGGCCGCACTTCGCCGCGCCCACCCTCCAGACCCTCGTCCACGCCCGCGAGCCCGGCGCCGCCGCCGCGTCCCGGCTGCACACCGCGCTGCTCGACCTGGCCGACCAGGATCCGCTGATCCACGCGCGGGCGATGCCGGACGGGGCCACCTCGGTGCTGCTGTACGGCGAGGTGCAGAAGGAGATCATCGCGGCCACGCTGGTCCAGGACTACGGCGTCGAGGCGGAGTTCGAACCGAGCCGTCCCGTGCTCGTCGAACGCCCCTCGGGGGTCGGCGAGGCCGGTCGTGAGATCGCCCGTTCCGGTCACACCGGGCCGTGGGCGACCGTCGGGCTGCGCGTGGAGCCCACCGCGCGCGGCGCCGGGGTGGTCTTCGGCTACGAGACCGAACTGGGCGCGCTGCCCCGCGCGTTCCACACCGCGATCGAGGAGACCGTGTACGACACGCTGTTCCACGGCCCCCGGGGGCGCTCAGTGACGGACTGCCGGGTCGTCCTCGTCCGCTCCGGCTTCCTCGGCCCGGAGAGCACCGCGGCCGACTTCCGCGACGTCACCCCTGTGGTGCTCGATGAGGCGCTGGAGCGGGCGGGGTGGCGGGTGTACGAGCCGTACCACGCCTTCGAGCTGGAGCTCCCGCCCGAGACGCTCGCCGCGGTCAGCGCCCAACTCGCCGCCGCCGAGGCGGACATCGGCGAGAGCGTGGACGGTGCCACGGGATGGCTGCTCCGGGGCGAGATCCCGGCCCGCCGGGTGCACGGTTTCGAGCACGTCCTGCCCCGGCTGACGCACGGCCAGGGGGTGTGGTGGTCCCGGCCGTGCGCCGACCGGCCGCTGCGCGCCGGGGCGGCGCGCGAACCGCACGCCTGGCGCGGCTAG